The sequence below is a genomic window from Effusibacillus lacus.
GAGAAAAACGACAAAGGCAACCAGCGTGATAATCAGCCGTTTTCTTAATTCCGCCAGATGTTCCACAAGGTTCTGTTCCTGATCCATTGCCCGCTCCTCCTACTTGAGAGCCAACGTTGTAAGTATGAGTTCGACGAATAAGCCGATGTCATCTCTATGATACACGGGGATGCCGGGAGGAGCAACCAAGTCCCCGCTTCCCTTCATTGCGACGGCGACTACATTGTCCAACCGCTCGTTTTGAAAAATGGCCCCCTGTTCATCGGCAATCACAATCTTTGGCAGGTTCCCTTGTTTGAATCCTTCCACCAGGACAAGATCGACACCTTCGAAGCGGGAAAGCATCTCCTCCAAGGTCGGAGGCTCTTCCGGCCAAGCCTGAACCGTCCATTTTCCGGAACTGGCAATGGCTACCACATCAGCCCCCGCCTGCCGGTGCTTATAGGTATCGGAGCCTTCGAAATCCATCCTGAAGTCATGGGCGTCATGCTTCAGGGTTCCGACTTTGTATCCGCGGTTCTTGAGCTCGGCCACCAATCTGCAAACCAGTGTGGTTTTGCCCGTCTTCTTATACCCCACTACGGCAAACGCTTTGACACTCATGGGACAATCTCTCCGGCGACGGGAAGATCCAGCATATATGCCTCCACCAGGTCTCCCGGCTTGACCTCGGCCTTTGCAGGGATTCGTATAAACGCCTGAATGCCGGAAAGAGTGGAGATGATTCCGGCACTTTGTCCGGCAGGAAGCGGATAAGCCCTGGCCTGTCCCTGATCAATCCTGACGGTTGCCCGCAGAAACCGGTCCATGCCGATGACTTTCAGCTCCGGATCTTCCGCCAACACGACCTGGAGCGGTCTGGTTTCAGGTTGAGCCACCCCTGCCATCGCCCGGATCGCCGGTTGCACAAACAGCATGGCATTGACAAATCCCGCTGCCGGATTCCCTGAGAGACCCAACACCGGTTTCTCCTGGACAACGGCGAAAGTGAAGGGAGTACCCGGACGCATGTTGACCTTCCAGAAGTTTACCCATCCTCCAGAAAGATGATAGGCGGCACG
It includes:
- the mobB gene encoding molybdopterin-guanine dinucleotide biosynthesis protein B encodes the protein MSVKAFAVVGYKKTGKTTLVCRLVAELKNRGYKVGTLKHDAHDFRMDFEGSDTYKHRQAGADVVAIASSGKWTVQAWPEEPPTLEEMLSRFEGVDLVLVEGFKQGNLPKIVIADEQGAIFQNERLDNVVAVAMKGSGDLVAPPGIPVYHRDDIGLFVELILTTLALK